The following are from one region of the Variovorax sp. V213 genome:
- a CDS encoding transposase codes for MARLPRLTLADMPHHVIQRGNNRQVIFVDRADHERLLSLLADAATRFGVAVHAYVLMDNHFHLLATPSTTTGLPQFMQSVGRSYVRYFNDRHGRSGTLWEGRYRSTLIQTDRYLLTCMAYIDLNPVRAGLVSDARDFPWSSHGHYAGLRHDKLLTPHPLYWELGNTPFAREAAYAELVRAGVRPADQGTLTEATLRGWAAGDANFLASLQKSTERRVAKTKAGRPPSAPRS; via the coding sequence ATGGCCCGCCTGCCCCGCCTCACGCTCGCCGACATGCCGCACCACGTGATCCAGCGCGGCAACAACCGCCAGGTGATCTTTGTCGATCGCGCGGACCACGAGCGGCTGCTCAGCCTGCTGGCGGACGCGGCGACGCGCTTCGGCGTGGCTGTGCATGCTTACGTGCTGATGGACAACCACTTCCATTTGCTGGCAACGCCCAGCACCACCACCGGGCTGCCGCAGTTCATGCAGTCGGTGGGGCGCAGCTATGTGCGCTACTTCAACGACCGCCACGGCCGCAGCGGCACCCTGTGGGAGGGGCGCTACAGATCGACGCTGATCCAGACCGACCGCTATCTGCTGACCTGCATGGCGTACATCGATCTCAACCCCGTGCGGGCCGGCCTGGTATCCGACGCGCGCGACTTTCCGTGGTCCAGCCACGGGCACTACGCGGGGCTGCGGCACGACAAGCTGCTGACACCGCATCCGCTGTACTGGGAGCTCGGCAATACGCCCTTCGCCCGCGAAGCGGCGTATGCGGAGCTGGTGCGCGCTGGCGTGCGGCCCGCCGACCAGGGCACCCTGACCGAGGCTACTTTGCGGGGATGGGCGGCTGGCGATGCAAATTTTCTCGCGTCGCTTCAAAAATCC
- a CDS encoding SAM-dependent methyltransferase — MNAQATKAVKTAKASKAEAELAEVLRPGQSVELLKELHILTREGRLNQDSRRKLKQVYHLFQFIEQLLRELPGGGADATLADHGAGKSYLGFIIYDLFFRARQGGHVYGIETRSELVEKSRALARQLGFERMSFLNLTVAESAQASELPERIDVVTALHACDTATDDAIAFGLAKKARCMVLVPCCQAEVAACLRETKALALSRTPLAELWRHPLHTREIGSQLTNVLRCLYLEANGYSVTVTELVGWEHSMKNELILARHTGQRKAAAATRLGELLSQFGLDALGDTRFRLS, encoded by the coding sequence ATGAATGCACAAGCGACCAAGGCCGTGAAGACCGCCAAGGCCTCCAAGGCCGAGGCCGAGCTGGCGGAGGTCCTGCGTCCGGGGCAGTCCGTCGAGTTGCTCAAGGAACTGCACATCCTCACGCGCGAGGGCCGTCTCAACCAGGACTCGCGGCGCAAGCTCAAGCAGGTCTACCACCTGTTCCAGTTCATCGAGCAATTGCTGCGCGAGCTGCCCGGTGGCGGCGCGGACGCCACGCTGGCCGACCATGGCGCGGGCAAGTCGTACCTCGGCTTCATCATCTACGACCTGTTCTTCCGGGCTCGCCAGGGCGGCCACGTCTACGGCATCGAAACGCGAAGCGAACTGGTCGAGAAGTCGCGGGCATTGGCACGGCAGCTCGGCTTCGAGCGCATGTCGTTCCTGAACCTCACGGTGGCCGAATCGGCTCAGGCGAGCGAGCTGCCGGAGCGGATCGACGTGGTCACCGCGCTGCATGCCTGCGACACCGCAACCGACGACGCCATTGCCTTCGGGCTCGCGAAGAAGGCGCGCTGCATGGTGCTGGTGCCCTGCTGCCAGGCCGAGGTGGCGGCGTGCCTGCGCGAAACCAAGGCGTTGGCCCTTTCGCGAACGCCGTTGGCCGAGCTTTGGCGCCATCCGCTGCACACCCGCGAGATCGGCAGCCAGCTTACCAACGTGCTGCGCTGCCTCTATCTCGAAGCCAATGGCTACAGCGTCACCGTCACCGAACTGGTGGGCTGGGAGCACAGCATGAAGAACGAGCTGATCCTGGCGCGCCACACCGGGCAGCGCAAAGCCGCCGCCGCGACACGGCTCGGCGAGCTCCTGTCGCAATTCGGACTCGATGCCTTGGGCGATACGCGGTTTCGCCTGTCCTGA